From a region of the Paralichthys olivaceus isolate ysfri-2021 chromosome 4, ASM2471397v2, whole genome shotgun sequence genome:
- the LOC109644807 gene encoding protein transport protein Sec24C isoform X4 gives MTDACSTNQSRTPGHQWAGQNGWSAASPPLGKPLPSFQQLSLGPPSDQRPGRDHLQVSNPGCLSDLRNNSQSMAFTNNSDLSVQHFIPNARVSHVVPTSSQERNVPPCSLPLTNKGSQPSDPQQISEYSPHSPYQAISAPFHPPYSHHVSLNGPQSLHQTPISPPSFRQCANQNPRRAHQPAFEKANMESAVGAGYFHNAASPNSPVQQQPQWALPPQSRGNIKEFVPSAVQDGSISPQSPHSESRYGLDPELLPNAVKVMAEDRAEWEGKVFVSEPFSQLPPLATTSCIVEDRGNTSPFAIRSTSYCLPCEGQTALLSRLPLGALVAPLSKQNAGEQPVPLCEEPECVLGCSCCGASMCRAMGWQDCGQRFYCPFCGKLSEVSWQHYQPTSGVEGARVDKDKRPELSMGSYEILHSQKGEPAALLLAIDVSASALRGGHLEFVTQQIRSLLHSLNSEDGDALSDVRVGLMTYDSRIHLYDLSPALSRPHMLVIMETEDLQLPVTEGLLVSLKDCIHSVDSVLQLIPQFSAECDDSSGVPMELPVKAGLAILQALSSPGKLLIFHTASLTEMVHTSSSSGFFGSNKPKPSEPAISLAKECVRQGCGVHLFVLSQQDVGGAWPGHIPYLSGGALHSYSHLQGDLDRECFSTDLKRIIETHTGYRAELRIFVSKDLRVSGCYGLFLPGPRPSQVAMATLDQWTTLAVELSHTRGLDEKRGVAIQTVLSYSTQTGDRRTRVHTLTLRCSRHLQDAFCHYQAQTLLTFYSKKMYCAVLERPLQELREELQTEVTEALASYRKHCSSSSVSAGQLVLPQYLRALPVYINSLRKSEVLLPGLRNSVHQRLQQRCQVLGMDTSGTATHFYPQLLPLQLSAEDSNPPSPEQALRCRALSLEPRGLYLVHAPLTLLLWVGAQVPASTLVELFNTSCFSALSSGETKLPVLENPLSISIRSLVDTLNSQVPCARKLWVVKQGDTCEEALQRHLVEDKSPNGGASYADFLYHLHINSVRLLQ, from the exons ATGACGGATGCctgctcaaccaatcagagccGGACACCCGGTCACCAGTGGGCGGGGCAGAACGGCTGGTCCGCAGCTTCACCTCCCCTCGGCAAACCCCTGCCCAGCTTTCAGCAGCTCAGCCTGGGCCCGCCCTCTGACCAGAGGCCCGGCCGTGACCATCTGCAGGTGTCGAACCCCGGCTGCCTGAGCGACCTCAGGAACAACAGTCAGAGCATGGCCTTCACCAACAACTCTGACCTGAGTGTGCAGCATTTCATTCCTAATGCTCGTGTCTCGCACGTGGTTCCAACCTCAAGCCAAGAGAGAAACGTCCCTCCGTGTTCTCTGCCTCTTACGAACAAAGGGTCGCAGCCCTCCGACCCCCAGCAGATATCAGAGTACTCCCCCCACAGCCCTTACCAAGCAATATCTGCCCCCTTCCATCCTCCTTACTCTCACCACGTCTCTCTCAACGGACCTCAATCCCTGCATCAAACCCCCATCAGCCCGCCATCGTTCCGACAATGTGCAAACCAGAATCCGCGGCGTGCACACCAGCCTGCGTTTGAGAAGGCAAATATGGAGTCTGCTGTCGGTGCTGGATACTTCCACAATGCTGCCTCGCCCAACTCTCCCGTCCAACAGCAGCCGCAGTGGGCACTGCCGCCACAATCCAGAG gaAACATTAAGGAGTTTGTTCCCAGTGCTGTACAGGACGGGAGCATCTCTCCGCAG TCTCCTCACTCAGAGTCTCGTTACGGCCTCGACCCAGAGCTCCTGCCCAACGCT GTGAAGGTGATggcagaggacagagcagagtgggAGGGAAAGGTCTTCGTCTCAGAGCCTTTTTCCCAACTTCCTCCTCTGGCAACTACTTCCTGTATCGTAGAAGACAGAG GTAACACAAGTCCTTTTGCCATCCGCTCCACCTCATACTGTTTGCCCTGCGAAGGTCAGACCGCTCTGCTCAGTCGTTTGCCTCTGGGAGCTCTGGTCGCTCctctttcaaaacaaaatgctgGCGAG CAGCCCGTCCCGCTCTGTGAGGAGCCAGAGTGTGTCTTGGGTTGTAGTTGTTGCGGAGCCTCCATGTGCCGGGCAATGGGTTGGCAGGACTGTGGTCAGAGGTTTTATTGCCCCTTCTGTGGTAAACTCAGTGAAG tgtcgtggcaacactaccagccCACCAGTGGAGTGGAGGGGGCTCGGGTTGATAAAGACAAGAGGCCTGAACTTAGCATGGGCTCATACGAGATACTTCATTCTCAGAAG GGTgaacctgctgctctgctgctcgcCATAGATGTGTCTGCCTCTGCGCTGAGAGGAGGACATTTAGAGTTTGTGACACAACAAATACGCTCGCTGCTCCACTCTCTGAACAG TGAGGACGGTGATGCCTTGTCGGACGTCCGTGTCGGCCTCATGACGTACGACAGCAGGATCCACCTTTACGACCTCAGCCCCGCCCTGTCCCGCCCGCACATGCTGGTCATCATGGAGACAGAGGACCTGCAGCTTCCTGTGACCGAGGGGCtcctggtgtccctcaaagacTGTATACACAGCGTTGATAG tgtGTTGCAGCTTATTCCTCAGTTCAGTGCAGAGTGCGATGACTCAAGTGGAGTTCCGATGGAGCTGCCCGTCAAGGCGGGACTTGCCATCCTGCAG GCCCTGAGTTCTCCTGGTAAGCTGCTGATCTTCCATACTGCCTCTCTGACAGAGATGGTGCACACAAGCTCGTCCTCAGGGTTCTTTGGCTCCAACAAACCAAAG CCATCAGAGCCGGCCATCTCATTGGCCAAGGAGTGCGTCCGTCAGGGCTGCGGCGTTCACCTGTTCGTCCTCTCCCAACAAGACGTGGGCGGGGCCTGGCCAGGGCACATTCCATATCTAAGCGGTGGAGCTCTGCACAGTTACAGTCACCTCCAG GGAGATTTGGACCGAGAGTGTTTCAGCACTGATCTGAAGAGGATTATAGAGACGCACACCGGCTACAGGGCTGAGCTCAGGATTTTTGTCAGCAAAG ATTTACGTGTGTCCGGCTGTTACGGACTGTTTCTCCCTGGACCTCGCCCTAGCCAGGTCGCCATGGCAACTCTCGATCAGTGGACAACGCTGGCTGTGGAGCTTTCCCACACCAGAGGTCTGGATGAGAAGAGAGGTGTGGCCATACAG ACGGTTTTGTCCTACAGCACCCAGACAGGAGACAGACGGACCAGGGTTCACACTTTGACTCTGCGATGCTCACGTCACCTTCAGGATGCTTTCTGCCACTACCAGGCCCAAACACTACTCACCTTCTACAGCAAGAAGA TGTACTGTGCAGTGTTGGAGCGCCCTCTACAGGAGCTGAGGGAGGAGCTTCAGACAGAGGTAACGGAAGCGTTGGCATCGTATCGCAAacactgctcctcttcctcagtgtCTGCCGGACAG CTGGTCCTACCTCAGTATCTGCGAGCTCTACCCGTTTACATCAATAGTTTGAGGAAGAGTGAGGTGCTGCTGCCGGGCCTGAGAAACTCTGTCCACCAGCGACTCCAGCAGCGCTGCCAGGTGCTCGGCATGGACACGAGCGGCACCGCCACACACTTCTACCCTCAGCTGCTGCCACTG cagctgtcagcTGAGGACTCCAACCCTCCGAGCCCAGAGCAGGCGCTGCGCTGCCGTGCCCTCAGCCTGGAGCCCAGGGGACTGTATCTGGTCCACGCACCcctcactctgctgctctggGTGGGCGCCCAAGTCCCAGCAAGCACCCTGGTCGAGCTCTTTAACACCAGCTGCTTCTCCGCCCTGTCCTCAGGAGAG ACCAAGCTGCCTGTCCTGGAAAACCCTCTGTCCATCAGTATCCGATCCCTCGTCGACACACTGAACTCTCAGGTGCCCTGCGCCCGCAAG CTGTGGGTGGTGAAGCAGGGGGACACCTGCGAGGAGGCTCTGCAGCGCCACCTGGTGGAGGACAAGAGTCCCAACGGAGGAGCGTCCTACGCGGACTTCCTCTACCATCTTCACATCAACTCTGTGCggctgctgcagtga